In [Phormidium] sp. ETS-05, the genomic window AAGACCCAGCCCACAATATTTTAGGCTACGAGAGGCAACCTCTAGATGCCATCTTCGCCCCGAAAACTGTGGCAGTTATCGGGGCTACGGAAAAAGCCGGTAGCGTGGGACGGACCATTTTGTGGAACCTGCTGAGCAATCCCTTTGGCGGGACGATTTTTCCGGTCAACCCCAACCGTCACAGCATTTTGGGGATAAAAGCCTATCCTAATATCGCGGCGGTGCCCGAACCTGTGGATTTGGCAGTCATCGTGACTCCGGCCCCTACGGTTCCTGGTGTGATTAAGGAATGTGTCGCTGCTGGGGTGAAGGGAGCGATTATCATTTCGGCTGGGTTTAAAGAAATTGGCGCTCAGGGTGTGGAACTGGAGCGGCAAATTCTGGAATCTGCCCGGGCGGGCAAGATGCGGATTATTGGGCCGAATTGCCTGGGGGTGATGAGTCCCCTCAGCGGCTTAAATGCGACTTTTGCCAGTGCGATGGCCCGTCCGGGGAGTGTGGGTTTTATCTCTCAGAGTGGCGCTTTGTGTACTTCTATCCTGGATTGGAGTTTCCGGGAGAATGTCGGTTTTAGCGCTTTTGTGTCGATCGGCTCGATGCTCGATGTCAACTGGGGAGACTTGATTTACTACCTCGGGGACGATCCGCGCACTAAGAGCATCGTAATTTATATGGAGTCGGTGGGGGATGCGGCGTCATTCCTATCAGCGGCGCGAGAGGTGGCCCTGACGAAACCGATTATCGTGATTAAGGCGGGGCGGACCGAGGCGGCGGCGAAGGCGGCGGCGTCACACACCGGGGCGCTCACCGGGAGTGATGAGGTGCTGGGTGCAGCATTTAGGCGCTGTGGGGTACTGCGCGTGTATCACATTGCCCACTTGTTCTATATGGCGGAGTTGCTGGCGAAGCAACCGCCCCACGGGCCAGCGGCTGACTTTGATTACTAATGCAGGTGGTCCAGGGGTGCTGACTACGGATACCCTGATTACAGAAGGAGGGGAACTGGCGGATCTGGCGCCGGAGACGATCGCCGCTTTGGATAAAATTTTGCCGCCCCACTGGAGCAAAAGTAATCCGATCGACATTTTGGGGGATGCAGACCCCCAGCGATATGCTCAGGCTTTGGAAATTGCCGCTGCTGACCCCAATAGTGATGGGTTGTTGGTGATGCTGACGCCGCAATCGATGACGGACCCCACCCAGACGGCGCAACTGTTGAAGCAGTATGTGGAAAAGCTGCATGGGAGTGCTAATGGTAAGCCGGTGTTGGCGAGCTGGATGGGGGGAGCGGAAGTGACGGCGGGAGCGGCGATTCTTAATAGTGCCAATATCCCCACTTTCCCTTACCCGGATACGGCGGTGCGGATTTTTAACTATATGTGGCGTTATACGTACAATCTGCGCGGGTTGTATGAAACGCCGAGTTTGCCGCCGGATTCTGAGGAATGGACGCCCGATCGCGCTCGCGTCCAGGAAATTATCAACAAAGTCCGAGCCAGCGGTCGCAACCTGTTAACGGAATTTGAATCTAAGCAGTTGCTCGCCGCCTATGGTATCCCGATCGTCGATACCCGCCTCGCCGCTACGATGGAAGAGGCAGTGGCAATTGCGTCGGAAATGGGTTATCCGGTGGTTCTCAAGATTTTTTCTGAAACCATTACCCACAAAACTGATGTGGGTGGGGTACGCCTCAATTTGGTAGATGAGGAGGAAGTCCGGCGAGCTTATCAGGCGATCGCCACTTCCGTCGCCGAAAAAGTCGGCCCCCAACATTTCCAAGGCGTCACCGTCCAGCCGATGATTAAATTTGACGGTTACGAACTGATTATCGGTAGCTCTCCAGACCCCCAATTTGGCCCGGTTCTCCTCTTTGGCACCGGGGGGCAACTGGTAGAAGTGTTCAAAGACCGGGCCCTGGCTCTACCCCCCCTCAACACCATCCTAGCGCGGCGGATGATGGAACAAACCAAAATCTACACCGCCCTCAAAGGCGTGCGGGGTCGTCCTCCGGTAGATTTAGACGGTCTGGAAAACCTAATGGTGCGCTTTTCCCAGCTCGTGGTAGAGCAGCCATTAATCCAAGAAATCGACATCAACCCCCTGCTCGCTTCCCATCAACGGCTGATCGCTCTGGATGCCCGGGTGGTTCTCTATGACCCGAATCTCAGCGATGATAAAATCCCCAAACCGGCCATCCGTCCCTATCCGATTCAATATATCAAGCGGTGGACGATGAAGGACGACACTCAAGTTAAAATTCGTCCCATCCGCCCGGAAGATGAACCCCTGGTGGTGAAATTTCACGAGTCCCTGTCAGAACAGAGCGTGTATTTACGCTATGCACAGGTGATGAAGCTGTCTCGGCGAGTGGCACACGATCGACTTTCCCGCATCTGCTTCATCGACTATAATCGCGAAATCGCCCTGGTGGCCTTGCGCCGGGACCCCCAAACCCAGCAACCCCAGATTATCGCCATCAGTCGCCTCACCAAAATGCACGCCAGCAATGAAGCGGAATTCGCTATGCTGGTAATCGATGCTTTCCAAGGCCAAGGTGTAGGCACGGAATTGCTCCGCCAAATGATAGAAATTGGCCGCGCCGAGAAACTCAGCGCCATCTACGCCGAAATCCTCACCGACAATTTCATCATGCAGCATATCTGCAAAAAACTTGGCTTTGAGGTGGAACCAATGCCGGGGGAACCAATGGTGACAGCTCGCCTAGAACTCGGCTTTGAAACTACCGGGCGCGGTCATTCTATGTGGTGCGATATTAATGGGAGCAACACATCTAAATAGCCATTAGTCCTTTGTCACTTGTCCTTTGTCATTTGTCCGCAAGTCCGCTTGTCCGCAAGTCCCGCAAGTCCGCAAGTCCGCAAGTCCCTTGTCAAAGGACAAATGACCAGGGACAAAGGACTAATGACAAAGGACAAAGGGCAAGTGACTAATGACAAAGGACAAATGGGTAAATTCTGTGAATAGCCGAACTGAGTCAGGAAAAGGAAATATCTTGATTGTGGACGACACCCCCAACAACCTGCGGGTGTTATCCACCATGTTATTAGAGCAGGGTTATGAAGTCCGCACCGCTCTTAATGGTACGATGGCATTGCAATCGGTAAAAGTGCTGCGGCCAGAATTGATTCTGCTGGATATTCAAATGCCAGACATGGATGGCTATCAATTATGCGAACGGTTGAAAAATTTGGATGAAATCAAGGATATTCCCATAATTTTTATCAGCGCTCTCGATGATGTGAATAGCAAGGTAAAAGCATTTACTTTGGGTGGGGTTGATTATATCACAAAACCGTTTCAGGTGGAAGAAGTTATCGCCAGAGTAGAAAATCAATTGATGAATCGTCGCTTGCAAAAGCAATTGCAAGAATCAGAAATGTTAGCCCGCTCCCAAGCTGAAGAACTATCCCGGACTCTCAACAGCTTGAAAAAAGCCCAATCCCAGCTTGTTCAAAGCGAGAAGATGTCCAGCTTAGAGCATTTAGTCGCTGGGATTGCCCATGAAATCAACAACCCCATTAATTTTATTTATGGTAATATTTCTCACGTCAGTGAATACACAAATAATTTATTTGACATAATCGATTTGTTGTATGAAAAACTCCAGCCTAGTATTCCTCCCGAAGTTGAGGAAATGATTGAGAATGTGGAATTAGATTTTATTCGCACTGATTTGCCAGAGATTATGGTGTCAATGCGAGCCGGTGCAGAGCGGATTCGGGAAATTGTGGAAGTGTTGCGCAATTACTCCCGCCTGGATGAAAGCGGCGTGAAGGCGGTAGATATCCATCAGGGCATCAACAGCGCTTTGATGATTCTACAGCACCGTTTCCTGGAAACTCCAGATCGTCCGGAGATTCAAGTAGTGAAGCAATACGAGGAATTGCCAAAAGTAGCGTGCTATGCAGGACTGCTCAATCAGGTGTTTATGAGTGCCCTGGTGAATGCGATTGATGCCATAGAAGCTAAATTTAACGCGAACGCGGCGAAAAAATCCAGTTTACCTGAATCTGACAGCCAAGAGCCCGAAAAAGAAATCGATTTTTTGGCAGAAAACCGGTTTGGGGATAACAGTTTCGTGGGCAATATTTCTGTTTCTACTCATCTCATCAAACCCAAAGATATGGTATGTATTGTGATTAGTGATAACGGGGTGGGTATGACTGATGATGTGAAACAGCACTTGTTTGAGCCATTTTTTACCACTAAGACGGTGGGGAAAGGCAGGGGATTGGGGATGTGGATTAGCTATCAGGTGGTGGTAGAGCAGCACAAGGGTAATATCCGCTGCCTTTCTGAACCGGGAGAGGGCACGAAGTTGGTGATAGAGATTCCCATTCGCCAACCGGAGGCTCTGTAAGCTCATTTGTCATTGGTCATTTGTCATTGGTCATTTGTCATTTGTCATTGGTCATTTGACGGTAGGGGCACGGCGTCGTCAGGATTTATCATTTACCTGAGATACTTATGATGCCGTGCCCGTCTATTCGGTATATGAACTCACCCCAAACCCTGAGTCCTGAAAGGGACAGGGGTAATGAGCAGTGGCGCATCATTTGACAAAGTGCTGTATGATGCCGTGCCTGTACCAAGTGACAAATGATCAGGGACAAGTGACAAATTATTGAGGATTTTTAACACTTCTTCATCAGTGGTTTGGGTGAAATTGTCATACCAAAAGCTGATGGCATAGAGGGGTTCGGGGGCGATGAGGGAAATCACTTTGGTGCCCAGATTTACTAGCTCTTGACTGGTGGAGGGGGCGATAACTGGAGCGGCGACAATGATGGATATGGGCTGCAGTTTCTGCAAGGCTGCAATCGCCGCCCGCACGGTGCAACCGGTGGCGATACCATCATCGACAACGATCGCCTGACGTTCCCCCACATTCCACATCGGGCAAGAACTGCGATAAACCCGCTCTCGCCGCTCCAACTCCTTTTTCTCTCGCTCTACTACTGCCTCAATTTGTGCTGATGATATGTTCACTCCTGCCAGCAACTCTTGATTTAGTACCATCACGCCACCAGTGGCGATCGCTCCCATTGCCAGCTCGGGATGCCGAGGTACGCCCAATTTCCGCACCACACAAATATCCAGGGGCGCATCCAATACCTTTGCCACCTCAAAGCCGATCGGTACGCCCCCCCGTGGCAAAGCCACCACCACCACATCATTGCCCTGAATTGATGCTTTCAGCTTTTCCCCCAGCAGTTTTCCCGCTTCTTGTCGGTTTTTAAATTCTTTTCTCAATCCAGCTCACCTCCTTAATTTTTCCCCTGACGGTACAGCCGGAATCACCCCCTGTTCATTTGTCATTTGTCATTTGTCATTTGTCATTTGTCATTTGTCATTTGTCATTTGTCATTTGTCATTTGTCCTTGGTCATTTGTCCTTTGATAATTGATAATTGTCCTGGGACAAGGGACAAGGGACAAGCGGACTTGCGGACAAGGGACAAGGGACAAGGGACAAGGGACAAATGACAAATTATATCTTTATTCTTGATTATATTACTAAAATCGCCGGTTATTCTGAGATAATTGGCTGTTGGTGCGGCTGATTTCCCCTCAGAGTAGAAAACACCCGTTTGTGTTCAGGACATTAGTCCCACTACCACTGCTTGCCGAACCATACTGCCATCAGCTCCATCCACACAGCCCCTGGGATGTCACCATCACCCGCCACCAGGGTCAAAAGGCAGGGTGGCAATGCCTGGAAATCTTGGTTAAATTAAATATTGTCTTAATTTACCAAACCAACCACCTATGCTAGAAATAATAGACAACCATTCATTCACTTAATCACTTTTAGTATCCAATGTGTCTAGCAGTTCCCGGCAAAATTGTCAGCATCAGCCATCACACGGACGTAAACGGGGATGCCATCCTGATGCGATCGGGTAAAGTCAGCTTTGGCGGCATCTGCAAAGAAGTCAGTCTCGCCTATGTCCCAGAAGCGCAAGTGGGAGATTACGTGATTGTCCATGTGGGCTTTGCCCTCAGCGTCGTCGAAGAGTCAGAAGCCATAGAAAATCTGCACTACTTGCAGCAAATCGGGGCTTAACACCGGTTTAACCTGAGAAATCGCCGATTTTTAGATTAATTTTCCAGAAATCAGCCATATTTAGCGCCACCATCTGCCCGATCGTCTTCGGTCCCTCTAAGAGCGGAGGAGAAACCGGGTTTTAACCAAAATCTTGGTTAGCAGGCAAGTAAAGGCTGTGGCAGAAACCCGGTTTCTGATGGACCGCTGCATCTGCTTGCCGATCGCCCTCATATTTTCCTCTCCGATTTTCCTCTCCGATCGCCCCCCTATGGAACTCCTCACCATCCTCTTGCTCACCCTCTTAACCGTTCCCGCCTCGGGGGGAATAGTAGTCGATACCCTCTTAGCCAAAGAAATTCGCTCCCAACTATACGCCACCGAGCAGGTACAAGTCAGAATTGACAACATCCCCAACCATCAACTCATCCAAGGTCAAATATCGCGGCTGCGCATCGCAGGTAAAGGCTTGTGGCTCTCACCGCAACTGCGACTCCACACCCTAGAAGTGGAAACGGACCCCATCAACATCAATGTTAATACCATCCGCAACCTTGAGCCAAGTCAGTCTCGCTCCGCTCTAGAGCAACCCATAGGAGCCGCCGTCAAACTCGTATTAACACGCCAAGATATAAACCAAGCACTCAACTCTCCCGAATTTATCACCACCCTCCAAAGTTTAATCCCCCTATTATTCAACGCTCGCTCTCTCCAGCAAGCATCTCGCCGGTATCAAATCACCAGCTCCCAAGTAGAATTTATCAGCAATAACCGGTTTCGGCTGCAAACCGAAATCGCGGAATTAGGCTACAGCGACAGATTAAACCTCACTGTAGAAGCAGGCATCAACCTCATAGCCGGAAGGCGAGTAGAACTCATCGAACCAATTGTATTAGTCAACGGTCAACCCGCCCCCGGGCAATTTGTCAGAGGATTAAGAGCCGCCGCTAACAAATTCGATTTCAACCTACTAGCAACTCTCGGAGGCACCGCCCGCCTGCTCCAATTAGAAATGACCCCAGAATCCGTAGAAATGGTGTTATTTATGAGAGTTGACCCAGCAGCAACCACCCCCTAGAAATGGGGATGGTGTGATGCCATGCCCCCCAACGATATAGATATAATGGAACAGGGCGTTATTGATATTTGGCTCAAATTGCGGATATTGATGAATAACAGCCCCTACGGGGGATTTAAATTTTGGTGGGGCAATTAATAATATTAATGAGGTTGATTGACATTGGTAGGGGCACGGCGTCTTAAATATTCGCGTTTAATGAATAATCTAAATCATGCCGTGCCCTCCATGATGGGCACGGGACTTGCCTCGGTGCAGATTGATATTTCGGTAAAATTTCTGATATTGATGAATAACAGCCCGGACGGATGTTTATTCCTGGGTTGTGCTGCCCCTACAAATGGCGTTCATTTATTTAACTTTTTTCTCGTCTAATGTATAATATCAAGTCCGGGAGCATCGTTGGTGAATAGTTGCCCTAGGGCGAAAAATCAGCTCTTGCCCTCACCCCAAACCCCACACCGGCGGGAGGGAGAGGGGACGGGGGTGAGGGCTGTCTTCGGCTACGGGAGGAAGGGGCAACGCCAAAAGACGCCACAGGTTAAAACCTGTGGCTACATGAATCAAACCCCCGAGTGGGGGTTATTTTACCTCTCCTTATCCAGAATTACTCCAGGTTCCCCATCCCCCCGTCCAGAAGTTTCCTCCCCCCCCGTCAGGCAAATATTCACCAACGATGCCGCCGGACTTGATATAACTTGATATAACCTATAAAATTCTTGACGGCGGGGTTAGCAGGGCTTTTATATACATAATATAAAGGGCGCTGATAGTGATAGTTAACAGATTGGGGCATTAATCCATCTATGGCCAATATCCTCACAGTTTCTTGGTTGGCAACTTCTGAATAGGAGGCATAGGTGATGCCATCGCTTCCCAATGCTTCCAACATAGCTGTGTCATCATCACCCAACATATCGGTAATGTTGGGGGCGTTGGGCACATATCCGCCACCGAGTACCAGTTCTCGGAAGGCATCATAAATATTTTTCAAAGAAGAACGATTAATTACTTTAATTGTCTTGGTTTCTCCGCCTAGTTGCGACCAGTCGGTAATTTCTCCTTGAAATATTTGCAGGACTTGCGCGTGGGTCAAACCTTGGCGATAGGGGTTATCTTTGCCGACGATAAGGGCGATTTGGTCTTCGGTTACGGGTATGGCGATTAAACCCTGATTTTTCTCGGCAGTGGTGAGGGGACGCCAGACGGCGGCGATATCAATATTTCCGGCAATTAAACCTAATATTGCCTGGTCGTAGGTGCTGATATTGGTTTCTACTTCTGTGCCTTTAAATTGATTTTCAAAACTGTTTTTGATCATCAAATTAAACTCACTGGTGGTGTTAACACCATAGAGGCGGACTTTTGTCCCTGGTGGGACGGTGGTGGGAGGGGGAAATGTTTCAATAGTTGGGGTTTTGGTGCCGCCAGAGGCGCCAACTATGGGGGCGGCGGGAAGGGAAGGAGTAACTGTCTCTGGTTGAGGATTATCAGGGGGTTTGGCTGGGGAAAAGTAGGTGCAGCTAGTGGCAGTAAGCGCCACTAGCAGGATTCCGATCGCGCCACGGTGATTCGCCATCTTCGCCATCTGGGATTTTTTCCTTATGTTGCCCTTATTTGTCCATCAATTTTCTGTCAGCATAGCTTGCTGTCCTTGGGGGGAGGTGGCGTAACCGAGAAAATATGGCACCGCTGGACTGGGCGGGTTTTTGTAGGCATAAT contains:
- a CDS encoding HypC/HybG/HupF family hydrogenase formation chaperone, with product MCLAVPGKIVSISHHTDVNGDAILMRSGKVSFGGICKEVSLAYVPEAQVGDYVIVHVGFALSVVEESEAIENLHYLQQIGA
- a CDS encoding DUF2993 domain-containing protein; protein product: MAETRFLMDRCICLPIALIFSSPIFLSDRPPMELLTILLLTLLTVPASGGIVVDTLLAKEIRSQLYATEQVQVRIDNIPNHQLIQGQISRLRIAGKGLWLSPQLRLHTLEVETDPININVNTIRNLEPSQSRSALEQPIGAAVKLVLTRQDINQALNSPEFITTLQSLIPLLFNARSLQQASRRYQITSSQVEFISNNRFRLQTEIAELGYSDRLNLTVEAGINLIAGRRVELIEPIVLVNGQPAPGQFVRGLRAAANKFDFNLLATLGGTARLLQLEMTPESVEMVLFMRVDPAATTP
- a CDS encoding phosphoribosyltransferase, producing the protein MRKEFKNRQEAGKLLGEKLKASIQGNDVVVVALPRGGVPIGFEVAKVLDAPLDICVVRKLGVPRHPELAMGAIATGGVMVLNQELLAGVNISSAQIEAVVEREKKELERRERVYRSSCPMWNVGERQAIVVDDGIATGCTVRAAIAALQKLQPISIIVAAPVIAPSTSQELVNLGTKVISLIAPEPLYAISFWYDNFTQTTDEEVLKILNNLSLVPDHLSLGTGTASYSTLSNDAPLLITPVPFRTQGLG
- a CDS encoding substrate-binding domain-containing protein yields the protein MAKMANHRGAIGILLVALTATSCTYFSPAKPPDNPQPETVTPSLPAAPIVGASGGTKTPTIETFPPPTTVPPGTKVRLYGVNTTSEFNLMIKNSFENQFKGTEVETNISTYDQAILGLIAGNIDIAAVWRPLTTAEKNQGLIAIPVTEDQIALIVGKDNPYRQGLTHAQVLQIFQGEITDWSQLGGETKTIKVINRSSLKNIYDAFRELVLGGGYVPNAPNITDMLGDDDTAMLEALGSDGITYASYSEVANQETVRILAIDGLMPQSVNYHYQRPLYYVYKSPANPAVKNFIGYIKLYQVRRHRW
- a CDS encoding sensor histidine kinase, with translation MTKDKWVNSVNSRTESGKGNILIVDDTPNNLRVLSTMLLEQGYEVRTALNGTMALQSVKVLRPELILLDIQMPDMDGYQLCERLKNLDEIKDIPIIFISALDDVNSKVKAFTLGGVDYITKPFQVEEVIARVENQLMNRRLQKQLQESEMLARSQAEELSRTLNSLKKAQSQLVQSEKMSSLEHLVAGIAHEINNPINFIYGNISHVSEYTNNLFDIIDLLYEKLQPSIPPEVEEMIENVELDFIRTDLPEIMVSMRAGAERIREIVEVLRNYSRLDESGVKAVDIHQGINSALMILQHRFLETPDRPEIQVVKQYEELPKVACYAGLLNQVFMSALVNAIDAIEAKFNANAAKKSSLPESDSQEPEKEIDFLAENRFGDNSFVGNISVSTHLIKPKDMVCIVISDNGVGMTDDVKQHLFEPFFTTKTVGKGRGLGMWISYQVVVEQHKGNIRCLSEPGEGTKLVIEIPIRQPEAL